In one window of Candidatus Zixiibacteriota bacterium DNA:
- a CDS encoding T9SS type A sorting domain-containing protein: MRIEKAANISLIMLTSIIVFIGFTQIVYPEENINNNISQYNQNITQSEEGNLFCVKSSVANNYFMQPADVTDWSYSINAPLLASLRIADVDNNGILDIICATYGQQPNPYSSGIITVLDIDGGIIPGWPYEANAPFSTTPVVGDIDNDGDQEIIAGDWNILHVFNHDGSSYPGWPINNSINYSPVLEDLDGDNDLEIIYPTGNAIFVRHHDGTLFSGCPYYADTLVGEPAVADIDNDGEMEIIAGTYYPAINPLSYNIYVWNLDGTILPGFPFQTSGIVKSAPAIGDVDNDGFLEIVIAAYDESNNDFIYCLDHTGNLKPGWPVQAQYCRLSSTALGDIDGDGDLEIFIGGLKTQPEWVEILYGYDHEGQFLDNWPVELHHDGSCGNVRSSPIIAEVDNDPSSAEIFIKTFHYIFGLNSDGSYLDNFPYCQSDGNHSGTYSPAPAIGDMDFDGDADFVFASCFGDIAYVDGTGEYNSRLSCWPMFKHDQYGTARYGYREQSNIEISSRLPENVSLNQNYPNPFNLSTIISYSLDKPAYAALSIYNILGQRVDTLIDSNHQAGEYNITWDASDMPSGIYFARLEAGKFSDCVRMLLVK; encoded by the coding sequence ATGAGAATAGAAAAAGCAGCAAACATTAGTCTGATAATGTTAACCAGCATTATTGTTTTCATAGGGTTTACTCAAATCGTTTATCCTGAAGAGAATATTAATAATAATATATCCCAATATAATCAGAACATCACCCAAAGCGAAGAGGGCAATCTGTTTTGTGTAAAATCATCCGTTGCTAATAACTATTTCATGCAGCCTGCGGATGTTACCGATTGGTCTTACAGTATCAACGCCCCCCTGCTGGCATCTTTACGCATTGCCGATGTGGATAATAACGGCATTCTTGATATAATATGTGCAACTTATGGCCAACAGCCAAATCCGTATTCGAGCGGTATTATCACGGTTCTTGATATTGATGGCGGCATAATCCCTGGCTGGCCTTATGAAGCGAATGCCCCTTTCTCAACTACTCCGGTTGTAGGTGATATAGACAACGATGGCGACCAGGAAATAATTGCCGGCGATTGGAATATTTTACATGTGTTTAATCATGATGGTTCATCTTATCCCGGCTGGCCAATAAACAATAGCATTAATTATTCACCTGTTTTAGAGGACCTTGATGGTGATAATGACCTTGAGATTATTTATCCGACAGGAAACGCTATTTTTGTTAGACATCACGATGGGACATTATTTAGCGGTTGCCCCTACTATGCCGACACATTAGTAGGCGAGCCGGCTGTTGCCGATATCGATAATGACGGCGAGATGGAAATTATTGCCGGCACATATTACCCCGCCATCAATCCGTTATCTTACAACATTTATGTATGGAATCTGGATGGTACGATACTCCCTGGTTTTCCCTTTCAAACTTCCGGTATAGTAAAATCGGCACCGGCAATCGGCGATGTTGACAACGATGGGTTCTTAGAGATTGTCATCGCAGCCTATGATGAATCTAACAATGATTTTATTTACTGTTTGGATCATACAGGCAATTTAAAACCGGGTTGGCCTGTGCAAGCGCAGTATTGCCGTCTATCATCAACGGCGCTGGGTGATATTGATGGCGATGGCGACCTTGAAATATTTATCGGCGGCTTGAAAACACAGCCGGAGTGGGTTGAAATCCTTTATGGTTATGATCACGAGGGGCAATTCTTAGACAATTGGCCTGTAGAATTACATCATGACGGCAGCTGTGGAAATGTAAGATCATCACCGATTATTGCTGAGGTGGATAACGACCCATCATCGGCGGAAATCTTTATCAAAACATTTCACTATATTTTCGGCTTAAATTCTGACGGCTCATATTTAGATAATTTTCCTTACTGCCAGAGCGATGGAAATCATTCCGGCACATATAGCCCTGCGCCAGCGATTGGCGATATGGATTTTGACGGCGATGCCGACTTCGTATTTGCCTCATGCTTTGGCGATATTGCTTATGTCGATGGTACCGGCGAATATAATTCGAGACTTTCATGCTGGCCGATGTTTAAGCATGACCAATACGGAACCGCCAGATATGGTTATAGAGAGCAAAGCAACATAGAAATATCAAGCAGATTACCGGAAAATGTTAGCCTTAATCAGAATTATCCCAATCCTTTTAATCTCTCTACTATTATTAGCTATAGCTTAGACAAGCCTGCATATGCTGCTCTATCGATATATAATATACTTGGCCAGCGAGTCGATACATTGATTGATAGTAATCATCAGGCCGGCGAATATAATATCACTTGGGATGCTTCAGATATGCCGTCGGGGATATATTTTGCGCGGCTTGAAGCAGGAAAATTCTCTGACTGTGTGAGGATGCTATTAGTAAAATAA
- a CDS encoding ABC transporter ATP-binding protein has translation MNSNGSLISFQGITKIYQTGKVEVRALDGINLNINRGELVAVTGPSGSGKSTLMNIMGCLDQPTNGVYNLDSQPVAEMTIHQLASIRNRKIGFIFQNFNLLSYATAYENVEMPLIFAGKPGKYRKEKIMECLSLVGLADRADHKPTELSGGEMQRVAIARSLANEPDIILADEPTGNLDSKTGMEIIDLFEKLNEQGKSVVTITHDMGIARRWNRIIKIKDGVIETDINMGR, from the coding sequence ATGAATAGCAATGGAAGTTTAATTTCATTTCAAGGGATAACTAAAATATATCAGACCGGTAAAGTTGAGGTTAGGGCTTTAGATGGGATAAATTTGAATATTAACCGCGGTGAATTAGTAGCTGTTACGGGCCCTTCCGGTTCGGGAAAGTCAACATTGATGAATATAATGGGCTGCCTCGACCAACCTACTAATGGTGTTTATAATCTCGACAGCCAACCCGTGGCAGAAATGACTATTCATCAGCTTGCCTCTATTAGAAATAGAAAAATTGGCTTCATATTTCAGAATTTCAACCTTCTTTCTTACGCTACAGCTTATGAGAATGTCGAGATGCCTCTGATTTTTGCCGGCAAGCCGGGCAAGTATCGCAAGGAAAAGATAATGGAATGTCTATCGCTTGTCGGTTTGGCTGACAGAGCCGACCATAAACCCACCGAGCTTTCCGGCGGCGAGATGCAGAGAGTCGCTATTGCCAGGTCGTTAGCTAACGAACCGGATATAATACTCGCCGATGAGCCGACCGGCAACCTCGACTCGAAAACAGGCATGGAGATTATTGATTTGTTTGAAAAGCTAAACGAGCAAGGCAAATCAGTTGTTACGATTACTCATGATATGGGCATAGCCCGCCGCTGGAATCGGATTATCAAGATTAAGGATGGGGTTATAGAGACTGATATTAATATGGGGCGGTAG
- a CDS encoding ABC transporter permease — translation MMFYKFILFLKLIFREFKAQKLRMILTILAITWGTISITLLMAFSVGLENQMRKAGTGMGKGVVILWSGQTTKVFQGLPPGRKIWFRSEDIDFIKKRVPDIKMVSGEYLRWGVTINWGKKQVNKLVSGVYPEFKDLRTHYAQMGGRFIDKIDLEKKKRVVYIGTRAAEEIFGDHDPVGEIIMLNNMPFTVIGVMIEKMQNSNYHGPDDNYLVIPATTFVAVFGDPYLDNIVYSVNEGVDTKDVERQLFGLFGGKYRFDPTDSHCLWFWDTVKDAEIMSKVFLGIEIFMWFIGGMTLLIAGIGVANIMYVAVRERTREIGIKIAIGADRKHIIFQFMTEALAISFAGGFMGIMFSLAVCKIFWFLPMEDALELLSRPTVNWPVAIATVATLSVIGFLAGFFPARKAASINPVEALRYE, via the coding sequence ATGATGTTTTATAAATTTATTTTATTTTTAAAGCTCATTTTCAGAGAGTTCAAAGCTCAGAAGTTGAGAATGATTTTAACTATTCTCGCTATTACATGGGGCACTATTTCAATAACCTTACTGATGGCATTCAGTGTCGGCTTAGAAAACCAGATGAGAAAAGCCGGTACAGGAATGGGTAAAGGTGTTGTTATTCTCTGGTCAGGGCAAACGACTAAAGTATTTCAGGGCTTGCCGCCCGGCAGAAAAATATGGTTCAGGTCTGAGGATATTGACTTTATTAAAAAACGCGTACCCGATATAAAAATGGTTTCCGGCGAATACCTAAGATGGGGCGTAACTATCAACTGGGGGAAAAAGCAGGTGAATAAGCTTGTCAGCGGTGTATATCCCGAGTTTAAGGACTTGCGAACACATTATGCCCAAATGGGCGGACGTTTTATCGATAAGATTGACTTAGAAAAGAAAAAACGGGTTGTATATATAGGAACCCGTGCTGCTGAAGAAATATTTGGAGACCATGATCCTGTCGGCGAAATTATCATGCTTAATAATATGCCGTTTACTGTAATCGGCGTTATGATAGAAAAGATGCAGAATTCAAACTATCACGGCCCTGATGATAATTACCTTGTGATACCGGCGACTACCTTTGTTGCTGTTTTTGGCGATCCTTATCTTGATAATATAGTGTATTCGGTTAATGAGGGCGTAGATACTAAGGATGTGGAACGGCAGTTATTCGGTTTGTTTGGCGGCAAGTATCGGTTTGACCCAACTGACAGCCATTGTCTTTGGTTCTGGGATACTGTCAAGGATGCTGAAATCATGAGCAAGGTCTTTCTTGGCATTGAGATTTTCATGTGGTTTATCGGCGGTATGACTCTTCTTATCGCGGGGATTGGCGTCGCTAATATCATGTATGTGGCAGTTCGGGAAAGGACGAGGGAAATCGGCATCAAGATAGCAATCGGAGCAGACAGAAAGCATATAATATTTCAATTTATGACAGAAGCGTTGGCAATATCTTTCGCAGGCGGCTTTATGGGAATAATGTTCAGCCTTGCGGTATGCAAAATATTCTGGTTTTTACCGATGGAGGATGCGCTGGAACTTCTCAGCCGTCCAACTGTAAATTGGCCTGTGGCAATTGCTACAGTTGCGACATTATCGGTTATTGGATTTTTAGCCGGCTTCTTCCCTGCCCGTAAGGCGGCATCTATTAACCCGGTTGAAGCGTTGAGGTATGAATAA
- a CDS encoding ABC transporter permease, whose translation MKLLIILKQFLEDIKKQKLRTFLTTFGIVWGTAAIIILISFGEGLYRHQRKTFAGLGEGLVIVWPGKTSMPHEGLPKGRNIRFIDDDIDMLTIEIPEIIRSSPEYSSYGMMTYGRKTVSQNIIGTYPEFGVVRNLIPEAGGRFYNEIDFEYRKRVIFLGTNIRNDLFGEGVNPVGKYIVLKGTPFLVIGVLKQKMQNSSYRGRDVYKAFIPSSTFKTIFNRRFPNNMIYQVANPDHSKAIEKNVFKFLGGKYKFNPDDEQALHVWDTNESIKQFKPFFDGFKIFLGIIGIFTLIVGGIGTANIMFVVVKERTKEIGIKMALGSTRGYIMGQIILESLLITTIGGITGFIIAKIFEAAFPLLNLGEYVGNPAIAANHVLLTVLLIGTIGFLAGLFPARRAVRLNPVEALRL comes from the coding sequence TTCGGCGAAGGGTTATACCGTCATCAGCGTAAGACTTTTGCCGGTCTGGGCGAGGGTTTGGTTATTGTATGGCCGGGCAAAACATCCATGCCGCACGAGGGCTTGCCCAAGGGGAGAAATATACGTTTTATTGATGACGATATCGACATGCTAACAATCGAAATCCCGGAAATTATCCGATCATCCCCCGAATATTCCTCCTATGGGATGATGACCTATGGACGCAAAACAGTATCGCAAAATATAATCGGCACCTATCCGGAATTTGGCGTTGTTAGAAATCTTATTCCCGAAGCAGGCGGGCGATTTTATAATGAAATAGATTTTGAATATCGCAAGCGGGTAATCTTCTTGGGCACGAATATTCGCAATGACCTTTTCGGCGAGGGCGTAAATCCGGTTGGAAAATATATTGTATTAAAAGGTACGCCGTTTTTAGTGATAGGAGTATTGAAACAAAAGATGCAAAACTCTTCATACAGAGGCCGTGATGTATATAAAGCCTTTATTCCATCGAGCACATTCAAAACGATATTTAATAGGCGCTTTCCCAATAACATGATTTATCAGGTAGCCAATCCCGACCACTCGAAAGCTATCGAGAAAAACGTTTTCAAATTCCTTGGCGGTAAATATAAATTCAATCCTGATGATGAACAGGCGCTTCACGTATGGGATACAAATGAAAGCATCAAACAGTTCAAGCCGTTTTTCGATGGCTTCAAGATATTTCTCGGTATAATAGGAATCTTCACATTGATTGTAGGGGGAATCGGTACCGCTAATATCATGTTTGTGGTAGTCAAGGAGCGGACAAAGGAAATAGGCATCAAAATGGCGCTGGGTTCGACTCGCGGCTATATCATGGGGCAGATTATTTTGGAATCCTTGCTGATAACCACAATCGGCGGCATAACCGGATTTATAATCGCGAAAATATTTGAGGCGGCATTTCCACTACTAAATCTTGGCGAGTATGTCGGCAACCCTGCTATCGCAGCTAATCACGTGCTTTTAACTGTACTTCTAATTGGCACTATTGGATTTTTAGCAGGGTTATTCCCTGCCAGACGAGCGGTACGTTTAAATCCCGTTGAGGCTTTGAGGTTATAG